In Corynebacterium afermentans subsp. afermentans, a genomic segment contains:
- a CDS encoding putative hydro-lyase: MYASYTPAQARALFRTTDVATTAGFSAGFAQANLIALDRKYAFDFLLFAQRNPKPCPLLGVLEPGEVSSPLLAGGDIRTDIPSYRVFSHGSLIDEPTDATAYWTENTVAFVIGCSFTFEQALLDNNVPVAHIEQGVNVPMYLTNIDCEPAGVFSGKMVVSMRPIPANLVSDAVRITSRYPAVHGAPVHVGEPGLIGIDDLAAPDFGDDVDIPAGWVPVFWACGVTPQSIVMHSKPELAICHSPGKMLITDVRDVAYQVP, translated from the coding sequence CCGCGCGTTGTTCCGCACCACGGATGTGGCGACAACGGCGGGCTTTTCCGCTGGCTTCGCCCAGGCCAATCTGATCGCGCTGGATCGGAAGTACGCGTTCGATTTCTTGTTGTTCGCGCAGCGCAACCCGAAGCCGTGCCCGCTGCTCGGGGTGTTAGAGCCGGGCGAAGTTTCCTCGCCGCTGCTTGCGGGTGGCGATATCCGCACCGACATTCCGTCCTACCGGGTGTTTTCGCACGGCTCGCTTATCGACGAACCAACGGATGCCACCGCCTACTGGACCGAGAACACCGTCGCATTTGTCATCGGGTGCTCCTTCACCTTCGAACAGGCATTGCTAGACAACAATGTGCCGGTCGCCCACATCGAACAGGGGGTGAACGTGCCGATGTATCTGACCAACATCGACTGCGAACCTGCCGGGGTATTCAGCGGGAAGATGGTGGTCTCCATGCGTCCCATCCCGGCGAACTTGGTGTCGGACGCGGTGCGGATCACCTCGCGCTACCCGGCGGTGCACGGAGCGCCGGTGCACGTGGGGGAGCCGGGGCTAATCGGCATCGACGACCTGGCCGCGCCCGATTTCGGCGACGATGTAGACATCCCAGCAGGTTGGGTGCCGGTGTTCTGGGCGTGTGGGGTCACGCCGCAGTCGATCGTGATGCATTCGAAACCGGAGCTGGCAATCTGCCATTCGCCGGGCAAGATGCTCATCACCGACGTGCGGGACGTGGCGTACCAGGTTCCCTAA
- a CDS encoding HNH endonuclease signature motif containing protein, whose protein sequence is MNSFDAFIQAMSAVSMETLRHFDLPVALAAGMAPDRARAWDQMQDVYYGTTKFTRKQSEAVQKARGFSLDELGLIERRISGVKDAGERWRLRLELLDVTGGYRAIERAAREIVPREDNAPTKKQVAFSAPRNGRARITIDTTDRKAADLEHRLRQGIDATLPAAAQMEEAFWRIVEGKAGGVVAAAPRPIVMVPITEHARIMAGDGDDVILTLTDGTIMTGAEYLQQEFGEALEVAAFHPEEGAVNLYDTERFANQKQRDLACMVSPVCAFPGCRHGAYGSEIHHVTAWKHGGLTNMNNLVPLCRYHNRINDDDPWRTKRGRIAMIRGAPWWISPRGYHIKNTDRGALEQLFGPRRAGP, encoded by the coding sequence ATGAACTCGTTCGACGCATTCATCCAGGCGATGTCCGCAGTATCCATGGAGACACTGCGGCACTTCGACCTGCCGGTTGCCCTTGCTGCCGGGATGGCGCCGGATCGGGCGCGTGCGTGGGATCAGATGCAGGACGTCTACTACGGGACAACGAAATTCACCCGCAAGCAATCGGAGGCTGTGCAGAAAGCCCGCGGGTTCTCCCTCGACGAACTCGGACTGATCGAACGTCGCATCAGCGGAGTGAAAGATGCCGGCGAGCGGTGGCGGCTGCGGCTAGAACTGTTGGATGTCACCGGCGGGTACCGCGCGATCGAACGCGCCGCACGAGAGATCGTGCCCCGCGAGGACAATGCCCCGACAAAGAAACAGGTGGCGTTCTCGGCGCCGAGAAACGGGCGGGCGCGCATCACCATCGACACCACCGACCGCAAAGCAGCCGACTTAGAGCATCGCCTGCGGCAAGGCATCGACGCCACGCTGCCGGCGGCGGCGCAGATGGAGGAGGCGTTCTGGCGCATCGTCGAAGGTAAGGCTGGCGGGGTGGTCGCCGCCGCGCCACGGCCGATTGTGATGGTGCCGATCACCGAGCACGCACGCATCATGGCGGGTGACGGCGACGACGTCATCCTGACGCTGACTGACGGCACCATCATGACGGGTGCGGAGTACCTCCAGCAAGAGTTCGGCGAGGCACTCGAGGTCGCAGCCTTCCACCCCGAGGAAGGCGCGGTGAACCTCTACGACACCGAGCGCTTCGCCAACCAGAAACAGCGCGATCTTGCCTGCATGGTCTCACCCGTGTGCGCGTTCCCCGGCTGCCGCCACGGGGCGTACGGGTCGGAGATTCATCACGTGACAGCGTGGAAACACGGCGGGCTGACCAACATGAACAACCTGGTGCCGCTATGCAGGTATCACAACCGGATCAACGACGATGACCCCTGGCGCACCAAACGCGGCCGCATCGCCATGATCAGGGGCGCACCCTGGTGGATCTCACCCCGCGGGTACCACATCAAAAACACCGACCGCGGAGCACTCGAGCAGCTCTTCGGCCCCCGAAGAGCAGGCCCCTAG
- a CDS encoding biotin carboxylase N-terminal domain-containing protein, whose translation MTLSAVLIANRGEIAARIARTARDLGIRSIAVYSEPDTGALHTQIADEAYLLPGKTSAETYMNIPALIEIAHRAGADCLHPGYGFLSENADFARTVEQAGLTWIGPSPEAIELLGDKLSARALAVEVDAPLAPGTGEPLSTWEEARDFADKHGMPIAIKAAFGGGGRGLKVVFDEADIEEGFASAGREAKEAFGRGECYVEKFLTHPRHVEAQVLADAHGNVAVLGTRDCSTQRRFQKLIEEAPAPFLTDEQRSAIEEGAREIIRKANYQSAGTVEYIVSEDGTVSFLEVNTRVQVEHPITEAVTGVDIIAEQFRIADGLPLSFVDSKSNGGNGIDPSISGHAFEFRINAEDVTNGFAPSPGTATRFDVPTGPGVRIDTGVRTGGQIPPYYDSLMGKLVVWGPDRDTALARAKQALSEFVIEGVRTVLPFHRDMVDAPEITGESLDVYTDWVDHNYSPSQKHNGVDIEHIYDERRDVVVEIDGRLHTIGFPVAMLGGGAATAPAETAGPASDEAGAVTSKYEATIVEWLVADGDVVSKGDAIATVEAMKMESQIKAPRDGQISLAAQQGERVKANATIATIS comes from the coding sequence ATGACTCTTTCTGCCGTACTGATTGCCAACCGCGGCGAGATCGCCGCGCGCATCGCGCGCACCGCCCGCGATCTGGGCATCCGCTCCATCGCCGTCTATTCCGAGCCGGACACCGGGGCGCTGCACACCCAGATCGCCGACGAGGCCTACCTGCTGCCGGGCAAGACCTCCGCCGAGACGTACATGAACATCCCGGCGCTCATCGAGATCGCGCACCGCGCCGGCGCCGACTGCCTCCACCCCGGCTACGGGTTCCTGTCCGAAAACGCCGACTTCGCCCGCACCGTCGAGCAGGCCGGCCTGACCTGGATCGGACCATCGCCGGAGGCCATCGAACTACTCGGCGACAAACTCTCTGCCCGCGCCCTTGCCGTCGAGGTTGACGCCCCGCTCGCACCAGGCACCGGCGAGCCGCTGTCCACCTGGGAGGAAGCCCGCGACTTCGCCGACAAGCACGGCATGCCGATCGCGATCAAGGCAGCCTTCGGCGGCGGCGGCCGCGGCCTGAAAGTTGTCTTCGACGAAGCCGACATCGAGGAAGGCTTCGCCTCCGCTGGTCGCGAGGCAAAGGAGGCGTTCGGCCGCGGCGAGTGCTACGTGGAGAAGTTCCTCACCCACCCGCGCCACGTCGAGGCGCAAGTGCTTGCCGACGCGCACGGCAACGTCGCAGTGCTCGGCACCCGCGACTGCTCCACCCAGCGCCGCTTCCAAAAACTCATCGAGGAAGCCCCCGCCCCGTTCCTCACCGACGAGCAGCGCAGCGCCATCGAAGAAGGCGCCCGCGAAATCATCCGCAAGGCGAACTACCAGTCCGCCGGCACCGTCGAATACATCGTCTCCGAAGACGGCACCGTGTCGTTTTTGGAGGTCAACACCCGCGTCCAGGTCGAGCACCCCATCACCGAGGCCGTCACCGGCGTGGACATCATCGCCGAGCAGTTCCGGATCGCGGATGGGTTGCCCCTTTCCTTCGTCGACTCGAAGAGCAACGGCGGCAACGGGATCGACCCGTCGATAAGCGGTCATGCTTTTGAGTTCCGCATCAACGCCGAAGATGTCACCAACGGCTTCGCCCCCTCGCCCGGCACGGCGACGCGCTTCGACGTGCCGACCGGACCAGGCGTGCGCATCGACACCGGCGTTCGCACCGGCGGACAAATCCCGCCGTACTACGACTCGCTCATGGGCAAACTCGTAGTCTGGGGACCCGACCGCGACACCGCCCTCGCCCGCGCAAAGCAGGCGCTCAGCGAGTTCGTCATCGAAGGCGTGCGCACCGTGCTGCCGTTCCACCGCGACATGGTCGACGCGCCCGAAATCACCGGTGAGAGCCTCGACGTCTACACCGACTGGGTCGACCACAACTACTCACCGTCGCAGAAACACAACGGCGTCGACATCGAGCACATCTACGACGAGCGCCGCGACGTCGTCGTGGAAATCGACGGCCGACTGCACACCATCGGCTTCCCCGTCGCCATGCTCGGCGGCGGCGCGGCCACGGCCCCGGCCGAAACAGCTGGCCCGGCCAGCGACGAAGCAGGAGCCGTGACGTCGAAGTACGAAGCCACCATCGTTGAATGGTTGGTCGCCGACGGCGACGTTGTCTCCAAGGGCGACGCGATCGCCACAGTCGAGGCCATGAAAATGGAATCGCAGATCAAAGCGCCTCGAGACGGGCAGATCTCCCTCGCCGCACAACAGGGCGAGCGCGTCAAGGCGAACGCCACCATCGCGACGATTTCCTAG
- a CDS encoding urea amidolyase family protein, which yields MNYPVKRVGTRALIVDLPDLKTVMDFYAALSASPLEHQTDVVAAARTVLVTFDSPTATTNAVDVLAGYSPAAADMGTSRDIDIDVRYDGEDVDALATSLGMSPRELIEWHTSTTWVAAFGGFAPGFTYCVPEDASRALTIPRRDSPRTAVPAGAVALAGEFSAVYPRTSPGGWQLIGTTATPMWDSTATPPALVAPGDRVHYHAVDTLPADTQTARKHLATPPRRPVFTLDDAGLQTLYQDLGRQGNGNLGVTTSGSTDRASARTANAAVGNKRNATLLENVGGLTMTALAETVICVTGADADVTVGGRPAPLATPTIVPAGAEVVVKPARLGFRTYIAVRGGLIADTELDSAATDMLSGLGPKPLAAGDTIAMSLTPPQSANSLLTNPLRVERDGADVVGVVRCVLGPRDDWFDKDAVDRFFATTFTVTGDSNRVGLRLESDAPLTRSRDGELPSEGMVAGSVQIPPSGQPVLFLRDHAVTGGYPVIATVINEDVDIAAQLPPGGKLRFERYTLEG from the coding sequence GTGAACTACCCCGTAAAGCGAGTCGGCACCCGCGCCCTCATCGTGGACCTGCCCGACCTGAAAACTGTCATGGACTTCTACGCGGCGCTTTCCGCCTCGCCGCTGGAGCACCAAACCGACGTCGTCGCCGCCGCGCGCACCGTGCTCGTAACCTTCGACTCGCCCACCGCCACCACCAACGCCGTCGACGTGCTCGCCGGTTATTCACCCGCAGCTGCGGATATGGGCACGTCGCGCGACATCGACATCGACGTGCGCTACGACGGCGAGGACGTCGACGCGCTGGCGACGTCGCTAGGCATGAGCCCGCGCGAGCTGATCGAGTGGCACACCTCCACCACCTGGGTCGCCGCCTTCGGCGGATTCGCCCCCGGGTTCACCTACTGCGTGCCGGAAGACGCCTCGCGCGCGCTGACGATCCCGCGCCGCGACTCGCCGCGCACCGCCGTGCCCGCAGGTGCTGTCGCCCTCGCCGGCGAGTTCTCCGCCGTCTACCCGCGCACCTCCCCCGGCGGCTGGCAGCTCATCGGCACCACCGCCACCCCGATGTGGGACTCCACCGCCACCCCGCCCGCGCTCGTCGCCCCCGGCGACCGCGTGCACTACCACGCTGTGGACACCCTGCCCGCGGACACGCAGACCGCGCGCAAGCACCTGGCCACACCGCCGCGGCGCCCCGTGTTCACGCTGGACGACGCGGGCCTGCAGACGCTGTACCAGGACCTCGGCCGACAAGGCAACGGCAACCTGGGCGTAACCACGTCCGGGTCCACCGACCGCGCCTCCGCCCGCACCGCCAACGCCGCCGTGGGCAACAAACGCAACGCCACGCTTTTGGAAAACGTCGGCGGGCTGACCATGACCGCCCTGGCCGAGACTGTCATCTGCGTTACCGGCGCCGACGCCGACGTCACCGTCGGCGGGCGCCCCGCGCCGCTGGCCACCCCGACGATTGTGCCGGCGGGCGCGGAGGTCGTCGTCAAGCCGGCGCGCCTCGGTTTTCGCACCTACATCGCCGTGCGCGGCGGGCTCATCGCCGACACCGAGCTGGATTCGGCGGCCACCGACATGCTCTCCGGGCTCGGCCCGAAACCGCTGGCAGCCGGCGACACCATCGCCATGTCACTGACCCCTCCACAGTCCGCCAACTCGCTTTTGACCAACCCGCTGCGAGTCGAACGCGACGGCGCGGACGTCGTCGGCGTGGTGCGCTGCGTCCTCGGTCCCCGCGACGACTGGTTCGATAAAGACGCCGTGGACCGGTTCTTCGCCACCACCTTCACCGTCACCGGCGACTCCAACCGCGTGGGCCTGCGCCTCGAATCCGACGCCCCGCTGACCCGCTCGCGCGACGGCGAGCTGCCCAGCGAAGGCATGGTCGCAGGCTCCGTGCAGATCCCCCCGTCCGGCCAACCGGTGCTCTTCCTGCGCGACCACGCCGTGACCGGTGGCTACCCTGTTATCGCGACCGTGATCAATGAAGACGTCGACATCGCCGCACAACTCCCGCCCGGCGGAAAACTCCGCTTCGAGCGCTACACCCTGGAAGGTTAA
- a CDS encoding LamB/YcsF family protein: MHIDLNADLGETTAGNPVADDAAMLEMVSSANVATGFHAGDPHSIAGTLKNAAAHGVTLGAHVAYNDPAGFGRRFIDYAPAELADETLYQIGALDALARVHGMRVRYVKPHGALYNTIVHHETHAKAVIDGIKAFSPDLAVMLLPGGVAVDIAEKAGLRVIREAFADRGYNPDGTLVSRREPGAVMHDPEAVAKRVLQVASTGSVTAIDGTEVKVQAESVCVHGDSPGSVELTRSVVHKLADEGIRIEAVL; this comes from the coding sequence ATGCACATCGACCTCAATGCTGACCTCGGCGAGACCACCGCGGGCAACCCGGTAGCTGACGACGCAGCCATGCTGGAGATGGTCTCCAGCGCCAACGTCGCCACCGGATTTCACGCAGGAGACCCCCATTCCATCGCTGGCACCCTCAAAAATGCCGCCGCCCACGGCGTGACCCTCGGGGCGCACGTGGCCTACAACGACCCGGCCGGCTTCGGCCGCCGCTTCATCGATTACGCCCCAGCCGAGCTCGCAGACGAAACGCTCTACCAAATCGGCGCCCTCGACGCCCTGGCCCGCGTCCACGGCATGCGCGTGCGCTACGTCAAGCCCCACGGCGCGCTCTACAACACGATCGTCCACCACGAAACCCACGCCAAGGCGGTCATCGACGGCATCAAAGCATTTAGCCCCGACCTTGCCGTGATGCTGCTTCCCGGTGGCGTCGCCGTCGACATCGCCGAAAAGGCAGGCCTGCGCGTGATCCGTGAAGCGTTCGCTGACCGCGGCTACAACCCCGACGGCACGCTCGTGTCGCGCCGTGAGCCGGGTGCGGTCATGCACGACCCGGAGGCCGTCGCCAAGCGGGTACTCCAGGTCGCCTCCACCGGATCCGTCACCGCCATCGACGGCACCGAAGTCAAAGTCCAGGCCGAATCGGTCTGCGTCCACGGCGACTCCCCCGGCTCCGTCGAACTGACCCGCAGCGTCGTGCACAAGCTTGCCGACGAAGGCATCCGCATCGAGGCCGTCCTGTGA
- a CDS encoding GntR family transcriptional regulator — MLAHNVSAEVRRAISRGEFAPGQKLNEVALAERFGVSRNTLREAFAMLTSEGLCERIPNRGVFLATPSPEFVTDTFRARAAIEPAALLWGPDLDVERLDELNKEARVAIEEEDDDLFIAVNQAFHHVVLAAMGSKTLGDTMDQLDAFLRLATLPILEHDPSFNRRFIEVNEHIVELVKSGDRQGASDYLQEHLMVQAEAIIEMIEKINNGIV; from the coding sequence ATGCTTGCACACAACGTTTCCGCCGAGGTCCGACGCGCGATCTCACGTGGCGAATTCGCTCCCGGGCAAAAGCTCAACGAGGTAGCCCTCGCCGAGCGCTTCGGGGTTTCCCGCAACACGTTGCGTGAAGCATTCGCCATGCTGACCTCAGAAGGCCTCTGCGAACGCATCCCCAACCGCGGCGTCTTCCTGGCCACCCCGTCGCCAGAGTTCGTCACCGACACTTTCCGCGCCCGGGCCGCCATCGAGCCGGCGGCGTTACTGTGGGGCCCAGACTTGGACGTCGAGCGGCTCGACGAGCTGAACAAGGAAGCCCGCGTCGCCATCGAGGAAGAAGACGACGACCTGTTCATCGCCGTCAACCAGGCATTCCACCACGTCGTGCTCGCCGCAATGGGCTCGAAGACGCTCGGCGACACTATGGACCAGCTCGACGCCTTCCTCCGCCTGGCCACACTGCCGATTCTGGAGCACGACCCGAGCTTCAACCGCCGCTTCATCGAGGTCAACGAGCACATCGTCGAACTGGTCAAGTCCGGCGACCGCCAGGGCGCCTCGGATTACCTGCAGGAACATCTGATGGTGCAGGCGGAAGCCATCATCGAAATGATCGAGAAGATCAACAACGGCATCGTCTAG
- the ppk2 gene encoding polyphosphate kinase 2 yields MSHDNKPPKLSKKAYEKELLRLQAELVAMQQWVVESGERLVIVMEGRDAAGKGSAIKRITQYLNPRTCRIEALPKPTDREQGQWYFQRYVEKLPTAGEIVIFDRSWYNRAGVERVMGFASSQEYRRFLHQAPIFERLLVEDGIMLRKYWFSVSDEEQYKRFKSRRNDPLRQWKLSPMDLESITKWEDYSRAKDEMFVHTDIPSAPWYTVESEDKKRSRINVISHLLSTIPYEHTKPDLPEIPERPETTDYERPPREEFRYVPDVAAELEVGKQSKKKKKKKKK; encoded by the coding sequence ATGAGCCACGACAACAAACCACCGAAACTGTCCAAGAAAGCCTACGAAAAGGAGCTGCTGCGCCTGCAGGCTGAGCTTGTGGCTATGCAACAGTGGGTGGTGGAAAGTGGCGAGCGCTTGGTCATTGTCATGGAAGGCCGAGACGCCGCCGGCAAGGGCTCCGCGATTAAGCGCATCACCCAGTACTTGAATCCTCGCACCTGCCGCATCGAGGCACTGCCGAAGCCGACGGATCGCGAGCAGGGCCAGTGGTACTTCCAGCGTTACGTGGAAAAGCTGCCTACGGCCGGCGAGATCGTCATCTTCGACCGCTCTTGGTACAACCGTGCCGGCGTGGAGCGCGTAATGGGCTTTGCGTCCTCGCAGGAGTACCGGCGGTTTTTGCACCAGGCACCGATCTTCGAGCGCCTGTTGGTCGAAGACGGCATCATGCTGCGCAAATACTGGTTCTCTGTTTCCGACGAGGAGCAGTACAAGCGTTTCAAGTCGCGCCGCAACGATCCGCTGCGTCAGTGGAAACTCTCGCCGATGGACCTGGAGTCCATCACAAAATGGGAGGACTACTCCCGCGCGAAGGACGAGATGTTCGTTCACACCGACATCCCGTCGGCGCCGTGGTACACGGTGGAAAGCGAGGACAAGAAGCGCTCCCGCATCAACGTCATTTCGCACCTTTTGTCCACTATCCCGTACGAGCACACCAAGCCGGACCTGCCGGAGATCCCGGAGCGCCCGGAGACCACGGACTATGAGCGTCCGCCTCGCGAGGAGTTCCGCTATGTCCCCGACGTCGCCGCCGAGCTCGAGGTGGGCAAGCAGTCCAAGAAGAAGAAAAAGAAAAAGAAGAAGTAG
- a CDS encoding DNA-3-methyladenine glycosylase, giving the protein MIDFLQPANVVAPQLLGCVITHNGVSIRLTEVEAYLGADDPAAHTYRGKTARNAAMFGPPGRLYVYFSYGIHHNGNIVCAPEGDGQGCLMRGGEVVAGEDLARERRQRPDRAPIAYENLARGPGNLGRALGLELGDNGTPVELTLREAEPEWVAGPRIGISKNADAPWRFWIPGNKTVSTPRGAPKKR; this is encoded by the coding sequence ATGATCGACTTTTTACAGCCCGCTAACGTTGTCGCCCCGCAGTTGCTTGGGTGCGTGATCACGCACAACGGGGTGAGCATCAGGCTCACCGAGGTCGAGGCGTACCTCGGCGCAGACGACCCGGCGGCGCACACGTACCGCGGTAAAACGGCGCGCAACGCGGCGATGTTCGGTCCGCCCGGGCGGTTGTACGTGTACTTCTCCTACGGCATCCACCACAACGGCAACATCGTGTGCGCTCCGGAGGGCGACGGCCAGGGGTGCCTCATGCGCGGCGGCGAGGTTGTCGCCGGCGAGGATTTGGCGCGGGAGCGGCGGCAGCGCCCCGACCGGGCGCCGATCGCTTACGAGAACCTGGCGCGGGGGCCGGGCAACCTGGGCCGAGCCCTCGGGCTCGAGTTGGGAGACAACGGCACGCCGGTCGAGCTCACCCTGCGCGAGGCGGAGCCGGAATGGGTGGCCGGCCCACGCATCGGCATTTCCAAAAACGCCGACGCCCCGTGGCGGTTCTGGATCCCCGGCAACAAAACCGTCTCCACCCCACGGGGCGCGCCAAAGAAGCGCTAG
- a CDS encoding Cof-type HAD-IIB family hydrolase — MRTPRLIALDMDGTLLDGDGRVPDAFWPLLETARSRGITLAPASGRQLATLQQMFPDCEDFIAENGAVVARGGEVVSTTALPEAPVQRLLSALPSAPFAANAVVCAPSVAATAALPPAMDAEVDKYYASRTLLGDGSASPTIKIALYVESDAERDAYPWVRELVPELRAVVSGKHWVDLMHPDADKGLALAQLAEAMGVAMSETAAFGDYLNDLGMLRAAGHAVAMGNAHEDVKAVADEVVGTNTDGAAVARLAKWLS; from the coding sequence ATGCGGACACCTCGGTTAATAGCGTTGGACATGGACGGCACACTCCTCGACGGCGACGGACGTGTGCCGGATGCGTTTTGGCCACTGCTGGAGACCGCGCGCTCGCGCGGGATAACCCTCGCGCCAGCGTCCGGGCGCCAGCTGGCCACGTTGCAGCAAATGTTCCCGGATTGCGAGGACTTCATCGCGGAAAACGGAGCGGTGGTTGCGCGCGGCGGCGAGGTGGTCTCCACCACGGCCCTGCCAGAAGCGCCGGTGCAGCGGTTGTTGTCCGCCCTGCCCAGCGCGCCGTTTGCGGCGAATGCCGTGGTGTGCGCCCCTTCGGTCGCCGCCACCGCCGCCCTGCCGCCCGCCATGGACGCGGAAGTGGACAAGTACTACGCCTCGCGCACCTTGCTTGGCGACGGCTCCGCCTCCCCCACCATCAAAATCGCCCTGTACGTGGAGTCGGACGCCGAGCGCGACGCCTACCCGTGGGTGCGCGAACTGGTGCCGGAGCTGCGCGCGGTGGTCTCCGGCAAGCACTGGGTGGACCTGATGCACCCGGACGCCGACAAGGGCCTGGCACTCGCCCAGCTGGCCGAGGCGATGGGCGTTGCGATGTCGGAGACGGCGGCGTTCGGCGACTACCTCAACGACCTCGGCATGCTGCGCGCCGCCGGGCACGCCGTGGCGATGGGCAACGCGCACGAGGACGTCAAAGCCGTCGCCGACGAGGTAGTGGGCACCAACACGGACGGCGCGGCCGTGGCAAGGTTGGCGAAGTGGCTCTCATGA
- a CDS encoding 3-hydroxyisobutyryl-CoA hydrolase, whose translation MTDLIKTEVRETTGVITLDRPKALNSLNHEMARAIDATLKQWRNDDAIAQVVVQSAGKHFCSGGDVRAAREGILDGRSTEVDAFFADEYAMNLDIANYPKPYIALCNGVIMGGGMGISAHGSHMVVTEDTFASMPEMNIGYVTDVGMSWLLQNLPKRPSLPLGKFLALTGYRLTPDDMLATGLATHKVASLDGVLDGIVAEGPGYLDTVAIAPGESELFSLYDGIEHTFQGSWAEIQENLDGELAELVAKRTAQASPSALVAAAELFAANATQDLAGALDNERRLGAMMTREPDFAEGVRAVLVDKDQSPNFAPQPEPGKYRDVLRN comes from the coding sequence ATGACCGATCTGATCAAGACCGAAGTACGCGAAACCACCGGCGTGATCACCCTGGACCGTCCGAAGGCGTTGAACTCACTCAACCACGAGATGGCCCGCGCCATCGACGCCACGTTGAAGCAGTGGCGTAACGACGATGCCATCGCCCAGGTGGTCGTCCAGTCCGCGGGCAAGCACTTCTGTTCAGGCGGCGATGTGCGCGCCGCGCGCGAGGGCATCCTCGACGGCCGCAGCACTGAGGTCGACGCCTTTTTCGCCGACGAGTACGCCATGAACCTCGACATTGCGAACTACCCCAAGCCCTACATCGCGCTTTGCAACGGTGTGATCATGGGCGGCGGCATGGGCATCTCGGCCCACGGCTCGCACATGGTGGTCACGGAAGATACCTTTGCCTCCATGCCGGAGATGAACATCGGCTACGTCACGGATGTGGGTATGTCCTGGCTGCTGCAGAACCTGCCGAAGCGCCCGTCGCTGCCGCTGGGAAAGTTCCTCGCGCTCACCGGCTACCGTCTCACTCCCGACGACATGCTGGCCACCGGTCTGGCCACGCACAAAGTCGCGTCGCTCGACGGAGTGCTCGACGGCATCGTCGCCGAAGGGCCCGGCTACCTTGACACTGTCGCCATTGCGCCGGGGGAGTCGGAGCTTTTTTCGCTTTACGACGGCATCGAGCACACGTTCCAGGGTTCCTGGGCTGAGATTCAGGAAAATTTGGACGGGGAATTGGCGGAGCTCGTCGCAAAGCGGACGGCGCAGGCATCCCCGTCGGCCCTGGTCGCAGCCGCCGAGCTGTTCGCCGCGAACGCCACGCAGGACCTCGCCGGAGCCCTGGATAACGAACGGCGACTCGGGGCCATGATGACCCGCGAACCCGACTTCGCCGAGGGGGTGCGCGCAGTGCTCGTGGACAAAGACCAGTCCCCGAACTTCGCCCCGCAGCCAGAACCCGGCAAGTACCGGGACGTCCTGCGCAATTAG